The Oncorhynchus nerka isolate Pitt River linkage group LG12, Oner_Uvic_2.0, whole genome shotgun sequence genome includes a region encoding these proteins:
- the LOC115137981 gene encoding uncharacterized protein LOC115137981 — MASKDTSSNIQDTIASNLIDEGPPARYQLETKKQKLDEEGLLRRWTFGERDSTKVNRTVLIVGETGTGKSSLINTMVNYFLGVKQEDKVWFEIVEEEIEDDKKSESKKKTESETTGITVYEVFWFEGSKLPYSLTIIDTPGYGDTRGIQEDQLIAKKLFELFRSEYGVHQIDAVGLVVKSSANRLTVEQKYIFDAILSLFGKDMEKNIVALITHSDGFEPTDALQALEDAQVPCAKDDSNQSIYFLFNNSQRKSVTSAKATQAKKEERILKNLWDVSEESMNEFTEFLGRITPQNVKMSEGILREQKHLEECVSNIRKQVHLIDLKQNEIKQTQEALDKHKKDMEENKDFSYNVDEKYKGKADTNGDEATTCTVCEENCHYPGCWWVKDLSWCTVMKNFHCTRCTGKCHYTDHVKEKKMYVFMTRQVIRTNEKLKKTYEIIEKAAGEKETLISRLQSELKQFTSEKARLVEESYQCVINLEEKALKTSSLSTAQHLDFLIEKVKETGNTEKIHKLEKMKKRAEEEYKGALDYFKAGMKKQ; from the exons ATGGCAAGCAA AGACACATCGTCAAACATTCAAGACACGATTGCAAGTAACCTTATCGACGAAGGACCTCCTGCAAGGTATCAGCTGGAAACAAAGAAACAGAAGCTAGATGAAGAAGGCCTGCTCAGAAGATGGACCTTTGGAGAGAGAGATTCCACCAAGGTTAACAGAACCGTtctgatagtgggagagacaggaaCAGGGAAGTCATCTCTCATCAATACCATGGTCAATTATTTCCTGGGTGTAAAACAGGAGGACAAAGTCTGGTTTGAGATTGTGGAGGAGGAAATAGAGGATGATAAAAAGTCtgaaagtaaaaaaaaaactgaaagtgAAACTACAGGGATTACTGTTTATGAGGTATTTTGGTTTGAGGGATCTAAATTGCCCTACTCTCTCACCATCATCGACACTCCTGGGTATGGAGACACCAGAGGGATTCAAGAAGACCAACTAATCGCTAAAAAACTATTTGAGTTGTTTAGATCTGAATATGGAGTCCATCAAATTGATGCTGTTGGTTTAGTGGTGAAATCAAGTGCAAATCGACTCACTGTTGAACAGAAGTACATATTTGATGCAATTTTGTCCTTATTTGGCAAAGACATGGAGAAGAACATCGTGGCCCTCATCACACACTCAGATGGTTTTGAACCTACTGATGCTCTACAGGCCTTAGAAGATGCTCAAGTCCCCTGTGCAAAAGATGACAGCAATCAATCTATTTATTTCCTATTCAACAACTCTCAAAGAAAGAGTGTCACCTCTGCAAAAGCAACCCAGGCCAAGAAAGAAGAACGTATCTTGAAGAATTTATGGGACGTATCAGAGGAGAGCATGAATGAATTCACAGAGTTCCTGGGTAGAATAACACCTCAAAACGTGAAGATGTCTGAAGGAATTCTGAGAGAGCAGAAACACCTGGAGGAGTGTGTCAGCAACATACGCAAGCAGGTCCACCTGATTGATCTGAAACAGAATGAAATCAAGCAGACTCAAGAAGCACTCGATAAACACAAGAAAGACATGGAGGAAAACAAGGACTTTTCATACAATGTTGACGAGAAATACAAAGGAAAGGCAGATACAAATGGAGATGAGGCTACCACTTGCACAGTCTGTGAGGAGAACTGTCACTATCCAGGCTGTTGGTGGGTCAAAGATCTCTCATGGTGTACTGTGATGAAGAACTTTCACTGCACAAGGTGTACTGGGAAATGTCACTACACCGATCACGTCAAAGAAAAGAAAATGTATGTTTTTATGACCAGGCAGGTTATAAGGACGAATGAGAAATTAAAAAAGACATATGAAATCATTGAGAAAGCGGCTGGGGAGAAAGAGACTCTGATCAGCAGACTTCAGTCAGAGTTGAAGCAGTTCACATCTGAGAAAGCCAGACTGGTGGAAGAATCATACCAGTGTGTCATCAACCTTGAAGAGAAAGCCTTAAAGACCAGCTCACTGTCCACTGCTCAGCATCTGGACTTCCTGATTGAGAAGGTGaaggagacaggaaacacagagaaGATTCACAAACTGGAGAAGATGAAGAAGAGAGCTGAGGAGGAATACAAGGGAGCTTTAGATTACTTTAAAGCTGGTATGAAGAAACAGTGA